In Salvia hispanica cultivar TCC Black 2014 unplaced genomic scaffold, UniMelb_Shisp_WGS_1.0 HiC_scaffold_142, whole genome shotgun sequence, one DNA window encodes the following:
- the LOC125198400 gene encoding cytochrome P450 71A6-like translates to MYAGGTDTTSTTLEWTMAELIRNPRTMKTLQNEVREVVKNKVEVDEDDLEKMLYLKAVTNESLRLHPPIPLLVPRELTQDTKVLGYDIISGTRVLMNAWAIARDSLLWEKPEQFYQERFLETNIDYKGLYFELIPFGAGRRGCPGVTFATTVYELALAKLVLNFNFELPNGAKIEQLDVSESSGLTMHKKFPLLVVVSPHTC, encoded by the coding sequence ATGTATGCTGGTGGAACCGATACTACATCCACAACTCTTGAATGGACGATGGCCGAGCTTATAAGAAATCCAAGAACCATGAAAACATTGCAAAATGAAGTGAGAGAAGTAGTGAAAAACAAGGTAGAAGTGGATGAGGATGACTTAGAGAAAATGCTTTATTTAAAAGCAGTGACAAATGAGAGTTTGAGGCTGCACCCACCGATCCCATTACTAGTTCCTCGTGAATTAACTCAAGACACAAAAGTACTAGGCTACGACATCATATCCGGCACACGTGTCTTGATGAATGCTTGGGCAATTGCTAGGGATTCATTGTTATGGGAAAAACCTGAACAATTTTATCAGGAGAGGTTCCTTGAGACGAACATAGACTACAAAGGTTTGTATTTCGAGCTGATCCCGTTTGGGGCAGGTAGGAGGGGTTGTCCAGGTGTTACATTCGCTACGACAGTCTATGAGCTTGCTTTAGCAAAGTTAGTGCTTAACTTCAATTTCGAATTGCCTAATGGAGCAAAGATTGAACAGTTGGATGTGAGTGAATCTAGTGGACTCACAATGCATAAAAAGTTTCCTTTACTTGTAGTAGTTTCTCCTCATACTTGTTAA